From the genome of Corallococcus macrosporus DSM 14697:
CGGGTCCGGCATGTCCGGGCGAAAGTCAGCCCGAGAGCGGACGGCGACGTTCCGATCGCCCCGGGACTTGTCACGTCCGGATTCCATTCCCATCCATTCCGCAGCATCCAGGTAGGGGGTGGGCGATGGGTTTCCTTGGTGGGATTTTCCTGGCGTTGGCGTTGCAGGCGGGGCCCGTGGAGCAGGAGCAGCAGAAGCCGGTGGAGGTGGCGGCCCCGGTGTTCAATCCCTCCGCGTGCGCGAAGAAGCGGGTGGACCCCTGCGGTTGTCACCATGTGTACGGCATCCGGCACTGTCACCCGAACCGGAAGGGTGACCACTGCGAGGCCCCGGTGAAGGCGGAGGTCGAGGCGCCCCGCAAGCGCCAGGACGCCTCGAAGAAGGCGGACACGCAGGCCCGGTCGCGCGAGCCCGAGAAGAAGCCGCTCGACCCGAGCAAGTCCGTGGCCATGTAGGACCTTGGCGCGCGGGCGATTCGCGGAGGAGCGCGGAGACCTCGCGCGCCAGCAGCGTGGGCACGGCGACGGGGGCCACGTGGCCCTGTCCGGCGGGGCTGCGCCGGCGCCCCGAATCCCAGAGAGATTCACCGTCAACGACGGCGAGCCGGTGGTGCAGGCGGCGAAGGCTCGCGGGTGATGGCGCTCCATGAGCTGAGGGACGGCACGCCGCGCCTTGTGTGGCGCGAGCACCTGGTGGGGCGAGGCGCCCTGTGGCGGGGTGGTCCCCGCGCGGCCCACGCCTCCCAGGCTGATGGCCTTGGGTGACTTCCTGGCGCAGTTGCTCACGGAGCTGACGTGAGGGCCCGGGTGGAAACAAGGGAAGGGAACGGGGTAACAAGGCGCGGGTGCCGTGCCGCTCCAGGCACGCCGCGTCGAGGTGCGCATGCGACCGCAGCAGAGCCGCTCGCTCGTCTTCCTCCAGCAGCTCGGCTCGGGGGTGCGTGAAGGCTATGCGGCCCTGCCCGGGCTGGAGGGCACGCTGGCCGCGTTGTACGCCGGAGCGCGGCGGACCTGGCCGGACGTGGCGCTGGCGGAGGAGGACTTCCTGCGCCACCTCGCCGGCTGCCTGCCACGGGACGAGGACCCCGCCCGGGTGCTGGCCACCGTGCATGCCGCGGACCTCTACCTGGCGTGCGCCTGTGCCCGGGGAGACGCCGCGGCGCTTGTCACGTTGGAGCGCCACGTCCTCCCCAAGGCGGCGGGCTCGGTGGCCCGGCTGAAGGCGTCGGGCGTGGACCCCGCCGAGGTGTTCCAGCTTCTGCGAGAGCGGCTCCTCGTGTCGGAAGGAGACCGGCCCGCGCGCATGGCGGAGTATCAGGGCGGCGGTCCGCTCGCGGCGTGGCTGCGGGCGGCGGCGGTGCGCACGGCCCTCAACCTCCAGCGCGCGGAGCGCCGACGGGCCCACGCCGAGGAGGAGGCGGAGGCGCTCCCACTCTCCCCCGGCGCGGGCATGGCGGAGGTTGAGCTGGCCTACCTGCGCAAGAACCACCGGGAGCACTTCCAGGCGGCGCTCTCCGACGCACTGAGTGCCCTGCCCACGCGGGAGCGCACCGTGCTGCGCCTGCACGTGGTGGAGGGGCTGAGCCTGGAGCGCATCGGCACCATGTACCAGACGCACAAGTCCACCGTGTCACGCTGGGTGGCCCGCGCCCGGGAGGCGGCGCTGGAGGGAACGCGTCAGCGGCTGGCGGAGCGGCTCCGGCTGACCTCCGGCGAACTGCACAGCCTGATGCGGGTGGTGCAGGGGGAGCTGGACTTCAGCCTGCCGTCCCTGCTGAGCAGGCCCGGCTCTTCCTGAGGGCGTCCGGAATTTTTTCGCGCTCGCCTGCAACGCCCCGGCATGGCCGGTGTCATCCCGGTGAAGGTGGAACGAACCCCTGCTGGAGGACACACACCATGCATCACCGAATTGGCATCGCCCTGGTCACGCTGGCGTTGGTGGGAGCCCCTGCGTTGGCGGAGCAGACAAAGCCGGCCCCGGCTTCCAGCGCCTCGTCCGCCACCGAGCAGACGGTGGTCGTGAAGAAGGGTGGCCAGCACGCGCTGAAACTCCCGGGGATGGTGCGCATCGCGATTGACGACCCGGAGGTCGCGGACATCGAGGCCGCCGGCAAAGACGTTCTGAAAATCATTGGAAAGAAGGCCGGCGAGACGGCGCTGCTCGTATGGGTGGGACCCGAGAACAAGCGCAGCAGCTACCGCGTCGTCGTCAGTGATTGAGGTGTGACCTTGGAGGCCCTGGCGCTTCCATGCGCCCGGGAGGATGTCCGCGCTCCTCCGTGCGTGGAGGAGGGGCGTGGGCACCGCCCGCCAGGGGGCTCGCGCCGGTGCAGCTCGTTGAAGACAAGCCTCATGCGAGCACGGTGAATCAGCCTCAGCCGCGGCCGTGTCGGGCACGAAGCCGGAGCCGGACCTCGATTCGTCATGCGCGCATGTCGTCACTGGAGGTGTTTCATCGCCCGCGCCACGTAGCGCCTCGGGTGCCCGTTCCTCACGGGAGGTCATCGAGGCGGCAGGTGGCTCGGCGGATTCGGTTGAAGCGAACACCATGCCCATTCGGGATGCAGGGACCGCCGTGGACGCGGGCTGGGGGTGCTCGCCTTCCGGAGGAGGACTGCCACCGCCTCGCGGGTTGGCGGACACCTCCGGGGCGAGCGCCCGCCAGAGGGCCTCTCCGGTAATCTGGACGTCTTCTTCACGCATCCCCTCGCCCTGGCCCGCCCGGCGCACGAGCTCAGCGAGGACTCCCCACACCATGCACTCGTGAATCCACGTGCGCCCCTTTGGGAAGGCCCCCTCCCGCTCGCCATGTCCGAGCACCTCCAGCACCTGCGCGCGCGTCCGGCCGTCATGCTCCCCCGGCGTGTCCGCGTCTGGATGGGGGTGAAGGAAGGTGAAGCCCACGAGGTGGGGCTGCAGCAGCGCCCAGGTCGCCAGCTCGCGCCAGAAGGCGAGGAAGACGTCGCGAAACCCCTGCCTCAGCGGGTCGCCGTCCGCCATCTGGTAGGCGACGAAACAGGCATAGGACAGGTCGCGCTCGGTGAGGGCCCGTATCGCCCTCGCGATGCCCTGCTTGCTGCCGTAGTAGCGGTACAGCGAGCCCACCGAGAGCCGCGTGGCACGGGCCAGCTCCGCGGCCCGCACGTTGTCCAGACCCCGCTGGGCCAGCAACTCCGCCGCGTCACACAACCTGGATTCGCGCAACTGCGCCAACGTGTACATCCGCCCGTCCCCCTGCCTCCGCGGTAGCGGTTCGTTGGAAGGAACGTTCCTTCCACGACGACCTGTCTACCGGGTGGGTCTGACACGAGGTGGGAGGTGGGGCCGGCGCGCGAGCGGCGGTGTCTCTGGAGGTTGGGGCGACAGCGGCGTTGGCCTCGTCCCTGCTGGGTGGGTTGTCCGGGGCGCGGACCGGCTGCGATGATTCGAGGCGCGCCATGAATCCGCCGCACCGTCCCCCCCTGTCCGCATGCCCGGACGAGAACCTGCTCGCGGCGTTCGCCAGTGGCTCGGCTCCCGCGGGGAAGGTGGTGGTCGTGGAGGCGCACCTCGACGGTTGCGTGGACTGCCGGGCGCTGGTGGCGGCCGTGGCGGCCAGTTCGTCCCTTCCGGGAGCGGACGCGAGTGGCGCGGACGCGCCCACGTGGTGGGACACGGGCGTGCGGACGCTGACGGAGGCACCAGCGCTGCGGGAGGAGCCCATCCTCCCGCCCGGGACGCGGCTGGGAGGCTATCTGCTGCAAGGCGTGCTGGGCATGGGTGGGATGGGGGTGGTGTACGCGGCGGATGACCCGCGGTTGGGGCGGCGGGTGGCGCTCAAGCTGTTGCGGCCGTTGCGGGAGGGCGCGGCGGAGGAGGGGCGGGCGCGGCTCTTGCGCGAGGCCCAGGCGATGGCGCGGCTGTCCCATCCCAACGTGTTGCCGCTCTTCGAACTGGGGGCGGCGGAGGGGCGCGACTTCCTGGCCATGGAGTGGGTGGACGGCACGACGCTCGCGGACTGGCTTCGGGTGCGCGCGCGTCCCTGGCGCGAGGTGTTGGAGGTGTTCCTGGCGGCGGGAGCGGGCCTGGCGGCTGCTCACCGCGCGGGGATGGTGCACCGCGACTTCAAGCCGTCCAACGTGATGGTGGGGCGAGACGGACGGGTGCGCGTCACCGACTTTGGCCTCGCGAGGCACGGCACGGTGGAGGCTCTGGAGGTGGCCGATGGGCATGACGCCCTGGCGAGGAGCTCCGTGCTCACGAAGTGGGGCCAGGTCGCGGGGACGCCCGCGTACATGTCTCCCGAACAGCAGGCGGGCAGGCCCGTGGATGCCCGGAGCGACCAGTACAGCTTCTGCGTCGCGCTCCACGAAGCGCTCCATGGGGAGCGTCCGGGAGGACCTCCGAGCTCCACGGCATCGTGGAGGTCGAGCGCGCCACGGTACGTCCGCGCCGCGCTGGCGCGAGGGCTCGCGAGCGCTCCAGAGGACCGTTTCCCCAACATGGATGCGCTGATGGCGGCGCTCTCCCAGCCGGCTCCCACCTGGCGGCGCCGGCGCCTCCTGACAGTCGCCGCGTGCCTGAGCGCGCTGGGCGTGGGGTCGGGCGTGCTCCTGTGGAGCTCGTCTCCGCCTTCCGAGCCTGACGCCGGCGCGCCGCGAGCCGGAAGGGCCGGTCGAACGGACAAGGCGCCGCTCGTCCTGCGCATCGGTGAGGCGCGGGAGCTGTCCGCGCCGGAGCTCGAGCGCATCGCGGTGGGAGACCCGTCCCTCGTCGAGGTCGAGCTGGCTCGTCCGGGGGTATTGCGCCTCACGGGGCAGTCGGAGGGAGCCACGGACCTGATTACGTGGGGCCGTGACGGGACGATGAAGTCCCGTTCCCTGTCCGTCATCGCGCCCTGAGGTCAGCGTCCGCCAGGTGCCTTGCGTGCCTGGCGCGGGGCTTCCTGGCCGAGCAGCCGGTATGCCTGCTGACGGTGCTCGCGCAGCGTGGGCGGCGTCTCGCCGAGCAGCGTCTTCAGACCGGCGTTGCTCGCGAACTGCTGTTGCCCGGCCATCACCTTGGCGATGTCCGCGTCATGGTCACCCACCATGGCGGCCAGGAAGGCGCGGTCGAAGGCCGGGGCCCTGGAGGGATTGGAGCTTCGCCATCGTCTTCGCGGGGGCATCCCGCCATGCCCGAGCCGACTATGGCTCCGACAGGAGGAACAGCGCGTGTGCGCTGGCGATGGGCCGCGTGCGGTCGTCCTGCCACGCCTCCACCCGAACGTTGGCCACGCGCCGACCCTGGCGGGTGATGAGCGCCTTGGCGAAGGTGTCCTGCGGCTTGCCCGAGCGCAGGAAGTCCACGGTGAGGGAGATGACCTTCGGCACGCGCTCGGTGTTCGTCTGGAGGAGCAGCTCGAAGACGGCGGCGGACTCCAGCAGCGCGCCGAGCGTGCCGCCGTGCAGGGCGGGCAGCAGGCTGTTGCCGATGTTCCTCGGGCTGTACGCCATGCGGCAGAGCATCTCACCGGCGAGGTTCTCCACGCCGATGCCCATGAAGCGCGTGTAGGGGATGGCGTCGGTGAGGCGCTTGTACTCACGCGACTTGCGCACCTGGCGCACCAGCTCGGGGAGGGGAGGCGGGGTGTCACTCATGGCCGTCATTCCTCCGTCCGCATGAAGGTGCCCTGGGCGGAGGCCACGGGGTGGCCCGGGTCGCCCTGGTGGACGAGCGCGCGCACGAAGGCCACCTGACGGGTGAGCCGGTAGCACTCGGCCACGCAGGTGAGGACGACGCCGGGCCGCGCGGGACGCAGGTAGTCGATGCGCAAATCCAACGTGACGAGCGGAGCGAAGCGGCCCAGCTTGAGGAACACGGCGGTGCCACACGTCGCGTCGATGAGCGTGGTCACCGCGCCGCCGGCGATGACCCGGGTCTCCGGGTTGCCGACGAGGTGCTCCGCGTAGGGCAGCTCGACGGTGGCCTCGGCGGGGCCGACGTCCACCAGGCGCAGCCCCAGCGCGTGGTTGTGGGGCACGACGTCGGTGTAGAACACCGCGCAGCGCGCCAGCCGCTCGGCCTTGTCTTCGGGAAGCGTGAAGTCGTCCGACATGACGGGCGCGATACCAGATTCAAGGCCGCATGGCGCACTGCGTTTTGATGAGGTGCGTCAACCGCGACGTCAGGCGGCGGCGGCCGTCGAGCTGGAGAGCTGCTTCCACGCGCCGGCGAGCGACGTGCCGATGTCCCGCATCACCCCGTCATCCGACCAGTAGAAGGGGTGGACCAGGGGTGTCCAGGAGAAGAGCGGCCCGGCCACGCGCACGGCGCGGTCCTCCACCGCGGCGTGGTAGGCCTCGCTGAGGGGCTGGAGCGGCCAGGCGAAGATGTCGTCCTCGTCGTGGAAGTTGAGCCAGCGTCCAACGAGTCCTGGATGGTGGCGCGCCAGCTCCGGGGCGGGGACCTGCACGGGCTGGTCGAGCTCCGCGCGGGGATAGCGCAGGCTCCACAGGGCCATGGGGCTGCCCAGCGTGAAGAAGTGGCTGAGCGTCTCGCCGCGCTCCAGGGGCGAGCCGCCCTGGGCCGCGCGCACCGTCTCCTCGATGATGTCCCGCCCGGCCAGCCGCTGGGCCTGCAAGTCATAGAAGTAGTTGCTGGCGATGACGCTGCCCAGGCTGTGCGCGATGACGAAGAGGGGCGCGGTGTCACCGGCCTGCTCGCGCAGGCGGCCCAGGGCCTCGGCGACCTTGCGGTGGATGCCCGTGTAGACGTCCGGGTCCGCGGGGTTCGCCTGGTAGGCGATGATGTCACCCACGAAGTGGACCAGCATCCACCGCAGGCCGGGGTAGCGCAGGTCCATGCCGCGCAGGGACGGCCGCATCAGGCGGAGCATCATCGGCACGAGCGCGGACTCGTGGCCCTGGTTCACCGTGCGCACGCTGTCATGGAGGGACTTCCAGTACGCGTCCGCGTCGGCCGGGGCGTAGCGGGCCAGCAAGTCCTGCTCCGCGCCCTCCAGCACGGACGCCCAGTTCACCGTCTCGACGGCGAGTGCCTCCGTCGCGGCCTCCGCGTCTTCCCCGAAATGCTTGCGCAGCAGGCGCACGGCGGTGTCGAAGAGGCCCGGGTCATCCACTTCAATGCCGTGGATGATGAGCACGGCGAGTTTCTGACGCGTCTGCATGGCGCTTCCCCCCTCGGAATCAGTGGTTCCCGATGAGGGGGAGCTTACACGGCCCGGAAGAGGCTCGCCTGTCCGCCTGTTCTCGGCCGGCACCCATCGGCCCCCTGGGGCCGGATAGTCTCCGCCACCCGACACACGCTCTTCCCGCACGAGGACTTCTGGTGAAACGACTGACCTCCGCCCTCTTCGCCGTGCTGCTGACGCCCGCCGTGCCGCTGGCCGCGCAGCAGGCTCCGGCGAAGCCGCCCGCGGTCCGGCAGGACCCGCCGCGGCCGGCACCCGATACGAAGGACACCGCGCGCGACGCGGCCCGCGCCGCGGAGGTGGACGCCCCGCGCCCACCCTCCGGCGAGGCCGCGCAGAAGGGGGAGAAGGAGGCAGACACCTGGAAGGTGGAGGCGCCGGGCTTCCCCTCGCGGCAGGTGAGCATCGACGTCACCGAGGGCACGTGGATGAACGTGGACGTCAGCCCGCGCGGAGACGCAATCGTCTTCGACCTGCTGGGGGACCTCTACGTGCTGCCCATGGGCGGCGGCGAGGCGAAGGCGGTGACGTCCGGCGTCGCGTGGGACATGCAGCCGCGCTTCAGCCCGGACGGCAAGCGCATCGTCTTCACGAGTGACAGGGGCGGCGGCGACAACATCTGGGTGATGGACCGGGACGGCTCGAACGCGCGGGCGGTGACGGAGGAGAAGTTCCGTCTGCTCAACAGCCCCGCGTGGAGTCCGGACGGGCAGTTCATCGTGGCGCGCAAGCACTTCACCGCGCGGCGCTCGCTGGGCGCGGGCGAGGTGTGGATGTACCACCACGCGGGTGGAGAAGGCGTGCAGCTCACCGAGCGCACCAACGACCAGAAGGATTTGGGCGAGCCCGCCTTCTCTCCGGATGGGCGCTACGTCTACTTCAGCCAGGACGTCACGCCGGGGAAGACGTTCGAATACAACAAGGACCCCAACGGCCAGATTTACGCCATCCAGCGTCTGGATTTGGAGACGAAGGAGATTGACCCCTTCGTCACGGGGCCGGGCGGCTCCATCCGGCCCACGCCGTCGCGTGACGGCAAGCAGTTGGCGTTCGTCCGCCGCGTGCGCGGCAAGAGCGTGCTCTACGTCACGGACGTGGCGTCCGGCGCGGAGCGCCCGCTGTATGACGGGCTCGACCGGGACATGCAGGAGACCTGGGCCATCCACGGCGTGTATCCCAGCGTGGCGTGGACGCCGGACAACAAGTCGCTGGTGTTCTGGGCGGGCGGCAAGCTGCACCGCATCGACGTGGCCACGAAGAAGGTGACGCCCATCGCCTTCCGCGTGCGGGGCACGCGCACGATTTTCGAGGCCGTGCGCAGTCCCCAGGCGGTGGCGCCCGAGCGCTTCAACACGAAGATGCTGCGCTGGGTGCAGGTGTCCCCGAAGGGGGACCGCGTGGTGTACCAGGCGCTGGGCAAGCTGTACGTGAAGGCGCTGCCGGCGGGAACGCCCCGGCGGCTGACGAAGCAGGACGAGCACCTCGAGTTCTACCCGTCGTTCTCCCGGGATGGGCGCTCCATCGTCTACACGACGTGGGACGACGAGAAGCTGGGCAGCATCCGCGTGGCGCCCGCCACCGGCGGCGAGGGCAAGGTGCTGACGACGAACCCGGGCTACTACGTGGAGCCCGCGCTCAGCCCGGATGGCAAGACGCTGGTGTACCGCGCGTCGGGAGACGGCTACCTGATGCCGGGCCAGTGGAGCCGGGACACGGGCCTGTTCGCCATGCCCGCGGGCGGTGGCACGCCGAAGCGCCTGGCGCGTGACGGCGAGCAGCCGCACTTCGGCGCGCGCCCGGACCGCGTGTACTTCCTGCACGTGGAGCGCAAGGAGAAGGAGGACGTGCGCTCGCTGAAGAGCATCGGCTTGAACGGGGGCGAGGAGCGCACGCACCTGACGAGCGCCGAGGCCACCGAGCTGCGGGTGTCACCAGACGAGCGGTGGGTGGCGTTCCGGGAGAACTTCAACGCGTTCATCGTCCCGTTCGCGCTGGGGGCGAAGTCGGCCACGGTGGGGCCGAACTCGAAGGCGCTGCCCCTGGCGAAGGTGAGCCGGGACGCGGGGGAGTACCTGCACTGGTCCGGTGACAGCCAGCGGCTGCACTGGGCGCTGGGGCCCGAGCTCTTCACGCGCGGGCTGAAGGACAGCTTCCGCTTCATCGACGGCGCGCCGGAGAAGCTGCCGGAGGCGCCGGAGAAGGGCGTGGACCTCTCCTTCCCGGTGAAGGCGGACGTGCCCGAGGGCACGCTGGCGCTGGTGGGCGGGCGCGTCATCACCATGAAGGGGGACGAGGTCATCGAGCAGGGCGTGGTGGTGGTGCGGGGCAACCGCATCGTCGCGGTGGGCCCGGCGGGGCAGGTGCAGGTGCCGTCCGGGGCGAAGGTGGTGGACGTGAAGGGCAAGACGTTGATGCCGGGCCTCATCGACGTGCACTGGCACGGGGCCATGGGCATGGACGGGCTGATGCCCGAGCAGAGCTGGGTGCATGCGGCGTCCCTGGCCTTTGGCGTGACGACGCTGCACGACCCGTCCAATTCGTCGGAAGAGGTGTTCGCCGCCAGTGAGATGGCGCGGGCGGGCGGCGTGGTGGCGCCGCGCATCTTCTCCACGGGCACCATCCTCTACGGTGCGTCCGGGGCGGGCTACCGCGCGCCCATTGAAACGGTGGACGACGCGCGCGCGCACC
Proteins encoded in this window:
- a CDS encoding sigma-70 family RNA polymerase sigma factor, which codes for MRPQQSRSLVFLQQLGSGVREGYAALPGLEGTLAALYAGARRTWPDVALAEEDFLRHLAGCLPRDEDPARVLATVHAADLYLACACARGDAAALVTLERHVLPKAAGSVARLKASGVDPAEVFQLLRERLLVSEGDRPARMAEYQGGGPLAAWLRAAAVRTALNLQRAERRRAHAEEEAEALPLSPGAGMAEVELAYLRKNHREHFQAALSDALSALPTRERTVLRLHVVEGLSLERIGTMYQTHKSTVSRWVARAREAALEGTRQRLAERLRLTSGELHSLMRVVQGELDFSLPSLLSRPGSS
- a CDS encoding pilus assembly protein N-terminal domain-containing protein; its protein translation is MHHRIGIALVTLALVGAPALAEQTKPAPASSASSATEQTVVVKKGGQHALKLPGMVRIAIDDPEVADIEAAGKDVLKIIGKKAGETALLVWVGPENKRSSYRVVVSD
- a CDS encoding protein kinase domain-containing protein codes for the protein MNPPHRPPLSACPDENLLAAFASGSAPAGKVVVVEAHLDGCVDCRALVAAVAASSSLPGADASGADAPTWWDTGVRTLTEAPALREEPILPPGTRLGGYLLQGVLGMGGMGVVYAADDPRLGRRVALKLLRPLREGAAEEGRARLLREAQAMARLSHPNVLPLFELGAAEGRDFLAMEWVDGTTLADWLRVRARPWREVLEVFLAAGAGLAAAHRAGMVHRDFKPSNVMVGRDGRVRVTDFGLARHGTVEALEVADGHDALARSSVLTKWGQVAGTPAYMSPEQQAGRPVDARSDQYSFCVALHEALHGERPGGPPSSTASWRSSAPRYVRAALARGLASAPEDRFPNMDALMAALSQPAPTWRRRRLLTVAACLSALGVGSGVLLWSSSPPSEPDAGAPRAGRAGRTDKAPLVLRIGEARELSAPELERIAVGDPSLVEVELARPGVLRLTGQSEGATDLITWGRDGTMKSRSLSVIAP
- a CDS encoding DUF4142 domain-containing protein → MPPRRRWRSSNPSRAPAFDRAFLAAMVGDHDADIAKVMAGQQQFASNAGLKTLLGETPPTLREHRQQAYRLLGQEAPRQARKAPGGR
- a CDS encoding PaaI family thioesterase; protein product: MTAMSDTPPPLPELVRQVRKSREYKRLTDAIPYTRFMGIGVENLAGEMLCRMAYSPRNIGNSLLPALHGGTLGALLESAAVFELLLQTNTERVPKVISLTVDFLRSGKPQDTFAKALITRQGRRVANVRVEAWQDDRTRPIASAHALFLLSEP
- a CDS encoding PaaI family thioesterase, translating into MSDDFTLPEDKAERLARCAVFYTDVVPHNHALGLRLVDVGPAEATVELPYAEHLVGNPETRVIAGGAVTTLIDATCGTAVFLKLGRFAPLVTLDLRIDYLRPARPGVVLTCVAECYRLTRQVAFVRALVHQGDPGHPVASAQGTFMRTEE
- a CDS encoding amidohydrolase family protein → MKRLTSALFAVLLTPAVPLAAQQAPAKPPAVRQDPPRPAPDTKDTARDAARAAEVDAPRPPSGEAAQKGEKEADTWKVEAPGFPSRQVSIDVTEGTWMNVDVSPRGDAIVFDLLGDLYVLPMGGGEAKAVTSGVAWDMQPRFSPDGKRIVFTSDRGGGDNIWVMDRDGSNARAVTEEKFRLLNSPAWSPDGQFIVARKHFTARRSLGAGEVWMYHHAGGEGVQLTERTNDQKDLGEPAFSPDGRYVYFSQDVTPGKTFEYNKDPNGQIYAIQRLDLETKEIDPFVTGPGGSIRPTPSRDGKQLAFVRRVRGKSVLYVTDVASGAERPLYDGLDRDMQETWAIHGVYPSVAWTPDNKSLVFWAGGKLHRIDVATKKVTPIAFRVRGTRTIFEAVRSPQAVAPERFNTKMLRWVQVSPKGDRVVYQALGKLYVKALPAGTPRRLTKQDEHLEFYPSFSRDGRSIVYTTWDDEKLGSIRVAPATGGEGKVLTTNPGYYVEPALSPDGKTLVYRASGDGYLMPGQWSRDTGLFAMPAGGGTPKRLARDGEQPHFGARPDRVYFLHVERKEKEDVRSLKSIGLNGGEERTHLTSAEATELRVSPDERWVAFRENFNAFIVPFALGAKSATVGPNSKALPLAKVSRDAGEYLHWSGDSQRLHWALGPELFTRGLKDSFRFIDGAPEKLPEAPEKGVDLSFPVKADVPEGTLALVGGRVITMKGDEVIEQGVVVVRGNRIVAVGPAGQVQVPSGAKVVDVKGKTLMPGLIDVHWHGAMGMDGLMPEQSWVHAASLAFGVTTLHDPSNSSEEVFAASEMARAGGVVAPRIFSTGTILYGASGAGYRAPIETVDDARAHLRRMKAMGAFSVKSYNQPRRDQRQKVLQAARELDMLVVPEGGSLLQHNLTMVVDGHTGVEHAIPVARIYADVKQLWGKSGTGYTPTLGVAYGGVWGENYWYQKTNVWEDKRLLSFVPRRVVDARSRRPSMHVPEDEFGHFAAARVARELSDAGVSVQLGAHGQREGLAAHWELWMFGHGGMKPLQALRSATLSGARYLGLDGEIGSLETGKLADLLVLDGNPLQDLKHSRSVRYTMVNGRLYDAATLNEVGTRRRARAKFFFEKDGNEGWSPKATEHAHTHSCD